One window of Delphinus delphis chromosome 12, mDelDel1.2, whole genome shotgun sequence genomic DNA carries:
- the CHCHD5 gene encoding coiled-coil-helix-coiled-coil-helix domain-containing protein 5 isoform X2, translated as MQAALEITARYCGRELEQYGQCVAAKPESWQRDCHHLKMGIAQCTSAHPVIRQIRQACAEPFEAFEECLRKNEAAVGNCAEHVRRFLQCAEQVQPTHASSTAEAQPLPAS; from the exons AT GCAGGCGGCCCTGGAGATCACTGCTCGCTACTGTGGCCGGGAGCTGGAGCAGTATGGCCAGTGTGTGGCAGCCAAGCCTGAGTCATGGCAACGAGACTGTCACCACCTTAAGATGGGCATTGCTCAGTGCACGTCCGCCCA CCCAGTCATCCGGCAGATCCGCCAGGCTTGTGCGGAGCCTTTTGAGGCCTTTGAGGAATGTCTTAGAAAGAACGAGGCAGCCGTGGGCAACTGTGCAGAACACGTGCGCCGCTTCCTGCAGTGTGCTGAGCAGGTGCAGCCGACACACGCCTCCTCCACCGCAGAG GCACAGCCACTTCCTGCCTCCTGA
- the CHCHD5 gene encoding coiled-coil-helix-coiled-coil-helix domain-containing protein 5 isoform X1 gives MQRSIRQAALEITARYCGRELEQYGQCVAAKPESWQRDCHHLKMGIAQCTSAHPVIRQIRQACAEPFEAFEECLRKNEAAVGNCAEHVRRFLQCAEQVQPTHASSTAEAQPLPAS, from the exons ATGCAGAGGAGCATCAG GCAGGCGGCCCTGGAGATCACTGCTCGCTACTGTGGCCGGGAGCTGGAGCAGTATGGCCAGTGTGTGGCAGCCAAGCCTGAGTCATGGCAACGAGACTGTCACCACCTTAAGATGGGCATTGCTCAGTGCACGTCCGCCCA CCCAGTCATCCGGCAGATCCGCCAGGCTTGTGCGGAGCCTTTTGAGGCCTTTGAGGAATGTCTTAGAAAGAACGAGGCAGCCGTGGGCAACTGTGCAGAACACGTGCGCCGCTTCCTGCAGTGTGCTGAGCAGGTGCAGCCGACACACGCCTCCTCCACCGCAGAG GCACAGCCACTTCCTGCCTCCTGA